A stretch of the Corylus avellana chromosome ca6, CavTom2PMs-1.0 genome encodes the following:
- the LOC132184732 gene encoding 3-oxo-Delta(4,5)-steroid 5-beta-reductase-like: MSWWWARATAAAKKKYDDEEAPPRSHQSVGLVIGVTGIVGNSLAEILPLPDTPGGPWKIYGVARRPRPAWNANHPVEYIQCDVSDSHETQHKLSQLTDVTDIFYVTWTNRPTEAENCKANGAMFRNVLRALIPNAPNLRHICLQTGGKHYIGPFENIGSIKTPSPPFTEDMPRLNVQNFYYTQEDILFEEAKDKKGLTWSIHRPAAIFGFSPYSLMNIVGTLCVYAAICKHEGLPLKFPGSNAAWEYYSTAADADLIAEQQIWAVVDPNGKNEAFNCNNGDVFKWQHLWKTLAERFGIEKHGFKEGEKISLVEMMKDKGHVWEEIVRKNQLKPTKLEDVGVWWFADLILAGGDFLDSMNKSKEFGFLGFRNSANSFVTWIDKMKDFKIVP, from the exons ATGAGCTGGTGGTGGGCTAGAGCTACTGCCGCTGCAAAG AAAAAATACGATGACGAAGAAGCACCACCTCGAAGCCACCAGAGCGTGGGCCTGGTGATTGGTGTGACTGGCATCGTTGGCAACAGCCTAGCTGAAATCCTCCCACTCCCTGACACCCCCGGCGGACCCTGGAAGATTTATGGCGTGGCTCGTCGCCCACGCCCTGCATGGAATGCTAACCATCCAGTTGAATATATCCAGTGCGACGTCTCTGATTCCCATGAAACCCAACACAAACTTTCCCAATTAACCGATGTCACCGACATCTTCTATGTCACGTGGACCAACCGACCCACTGAAGCCGAGAACTGCAAGGCCAACGGTGCCATGTTCCGCAACGTGCTTCGCGCTCTTATCCCAAACGCTCCGAATCTTCGCCACATTTGCCTCCAGACCGGCGGCAAACACTACATCGGACCCTTCGAGAACATAGGCAGTATCAAAACCCCCAGTCCACCTTTTACGGAGGATATGCCACGTTTGAACGTGCAGAATTTCTATTATACGCAGGAAgatattttatttgaagaagCTAAAGATAAGAAAGGCCTCACTTGGTCCATCCACCGACCCGCCGCAATATTCGGATTCTCCCCCTATAGCTTGATGAACATAGTAGGCACGCTTTGCGTATACGCCGCTATATGCAAGCACGAGGGGCTTCCATTGAAATTTCCTGGAAGCAACGCGGCTTGGGAGTACTACTCGACGGCTGCGGACGCTGATCTTATTGCAGAGCAGCAAATATGGGCGGTTGTGGACCCAAATGGTAAGAACGAAGCGTTTAATTGCAACAACGGGGACGTGTTCAAATGGCAACATCTTTGGAAGACGTTGGCAGAGAGATTTGGGATTGAGAAGCACGGATTTAAGGAGGGTGAGAAAATTAGCTTGGTGGAGATGATGAAGGACAAGGGTCATGTATGGGAAGAGATAGTGAGGAAGAATCAACTAAAACCCACGAAGTTGGAGGATGTTGGGGTGTGGTGGTTTGCGGACTTGATCCTGGCTGGGGGTGATTTCTTGGACAGTATGAATAAGAGCAAGGAGTTTGGATTCTTGGGATTTAGGAACTCTGCGAATTCATTCGTTACGTGGATAGATAAGATGAAAGATTTCAAGATTGTGCCTTGA
- the LOC132185112 gene encoding 3-oxo-Delta(4,5)-steroid 5-beta-reductase-like: protein MSWWWARATDAAKKKYDDKEAPPLSHQSVGLVIGVTGIVGNSLAKILPLPDTPGGPWKVYGVARRSRPAWNANHSVEYIQCDVSDSHDTQHKLSQLTDVTDIFYVTWTYRPTEAENCEANGAMFRNVLRALIPNAPNLRHICLQTGLKHYIGPLEEMGRNKAPSPPFTEDMPRLNVSNFYYTQEDILYEEAKDKKGLTWSIHRPGPIFGFSPYGLVNIVGTLCVYAAICKHEGLPLKFPGSKVAWEYYLVASDADLIAEQQIWAVVDPNGKNEAFNCNNGDVFKWEPLWKALAERFGIEKYGFEEGEKISLEEMMKNKDHVWEEIVRENQLQPTKLEDIGVSCRYVDLFLVGGDFLDSMNKSKERGFLGFRNSVNSFVAWIDKMKDYKIIMLCHIVLLKFLKKFICKPSIPGKILNALYPFSYIFICYSHILPLLDTPGGPWKLYGVARRPRPSWNADHPVECIQCDISDAEDTQAKLSPLNDVTNIFYVTWANRPTEAENCEANGAMFHNVLRAVIPNALNLNHVCLQRGTKHYIGTFESCGKIQPHDLPLTEDLPRLDVPNFYYTLEDVLFEEAEKQEGLNWSIHRPQVIFGFSPYSLMNIIGTLCVYAAICKHQGLPLKFPGSKAAWECYSVASDADLIAQRLIWVAVNPYARNEAFNCSNGDVFKWKHFWKVLAEQFGIENFGFDEGENLRLSEMMKDKGPVWEEIVKENQLPPTKLEDVGLWWFADMMLEGGEALLDSMNKGKEHGFLGFRNSKNSFISWIDKVKAFKIVP from the exons ATGAGCTGGTGGTGGGCTAGAGCTACTGACGCTGCAAAG AAGAAATACGATGACAAAGAAGCACCACCTTTAAGCCACCAGAGCGTGGGCCTGGTGATCGGCGTGACAGGCATCGTCGGCAACAGCCTAGCTAAAATCCTCCCACTCCCAGACACCCCCGGCGGCCCCTGGAAGGTTTATGGTGTGGCTCGTCGCTCACGCCCCGCATGGAACGCTAACCATTCAGTCGAATACATCCAATGCGACGTGTCTGATTCCCATGACACCCAGCACAAGCTTTCCCAATTAACCGATGTCACCGACATCTTTTATGTCACGTGGACCTACCGACCCACTGAGGCCGAGAACTGCGAGGCCAACGGTGCCATGTTCCGCAACGTGCTTCGCGCTCTTATCCCAAACGCTCCGAATCTCCGCCACATCTGCCTCCAGACCGGCCTCAAACATTACATCGGACCCTTAGAGGAAATGGGCAGGAACAAAGCCCCCAGTCCACCTTTTACGGAGGATATGCCACGTTTGAATGTGTCGAATTTCTATTATACGCAGGAAGATATTTTATATGAAGAAGCTAAAGATAAGAAAGGCCTCACTTGGTCCATCCACCGACCCGGCCCAATATTCGGATTCTCCCCCTATGGCTTGGTGAACATAGTAGGGACGCTTTGCGTATACGCCGCTATATGCAAGCACGAGGGGCTTCCATTGAAATTTCCTGGAAGCAAAGTGGCTTGGGAGTACTACTTGGTGGCTTCGGATGCCGATCTTATTGCGGAGCAGCAAATATGGGCGGTGGTGGACCCTAATGGTAAGAACGAAGCGTTTAATTGCAACAACGGGGACGTGTTCAAATGGGAGCCTCTTTGGAAGGCATTGGCTGAGAGATTTGGGATTGAGAAGTACGGATTCGAAGAGGGTGAGAAAATTAGCTTGGAGGAGATGATGAAGAACAAGGATCATGTATGGGAAGAGATAGTGAGGGAGAATCAACTTCAACCAACAAAGTTGGAGGATATTGGGGTGTCGTGTCGGTATGTGGACTTGTTCTTGGTTGGGGGTGATTTCTTGGACAGTATGAATAAGAGCAAGGAGCGTGGGTTCTTGGGGTTCAGAAACTCCGTGAATTCGTTCGTTGCGTGGATAGATAAGATGAAAGATTACAAGATT ATCATGTTATGCCACATCGTgttgttaaaatttttaaaaaaatttatttgtaaaccCAGTATTCCTGGTAAAATTTTAAATGCCCTATATCCttttagctatatttttatctgttATAGTCATATCCTTCCCCTCTTAGACACCCCAGGTGGGCCCTGGAAGTTATACGGCGTCGCACGCCGGCCACGACCCAGTTGGAACGCGGACCACCCAGTCGAGTGCATCCAGTGCGATATCTCTGACGCGGAGGACACCCAGGCCAAGCTCTCTCCCCTGAACGATGTTACCAACATCTTCTATGTCACCTGGGCCAACCGACCCACGGAGGCGGAGAACTGTGAGGCCAACGGCGCGATGTTCCATAACGTCCTCCGCGCCGTAATCCCGAACGCGCTGAATCTCAACCACGTGTGCCTCCAGAGAGGGACCAAGCACTACATCGGAACCTTCGAGTCTTGCGGCAAGATCCAACCCCACGATCTACCTTTGACGGAGGATTTGCCCCGATTGGATGTACCCAATTTCTATTACACCCTTGAAGATGTGCTGTTCGAGGAGGCTGAGAAACAAGAGGGATTGAATTGGTCGATTCACAGGCCCCAGGTTATATTCGGGTTCTCGCCGTATAGCTTGATGAATATAATCGGCACGCTTTGCGTATACGCCGCTATATGCAAGCACCAGGGCCTTCCCTTGAAATTTCCTGGAAGCAAAGCGGCCTGGGAGTGTTACTCGGTGGCTTCCGATGCTGATCTTATTGCGCAGCGGCTTATATGGGTAGCGGTGAATCCGTATGCGAGGAACGAAGCATTTAACTGCAGCAACGGGGACGTGTTCAAGTGGAAGCACTTTTGGAAAGTGTTGGCAGAGCAATTTGGGATTGAGAATTTTGGGTTCGACGAGGGCGAGAATCTGAGACTGAGTGAGATGATGAAGGACAAGGGTCCAGTGTGGGAGGAGATTGTGAAGGAGAATCAGCTGCCACCTACCAAGCTCGAGGATGTTGGGCTCTGGTGGTTTGCAGACATGATGCTTGAAGGTGGGGAGGCCCTGTTGGATAGCATGAATAAGGGTAAGGAGCATGGGTTCTTGGGGTTCAGAAACTCAAAGAATTCCTTCATTTCTTGGATCGATAAGGTGAAAGCTTTCAAGATTGTGCCTTAG